In the genome of Trypanosoma brucei gambiense DAL972 chromosome 4, complete sequence, the window CCTGCACAAATTGCGGTGGTCAGCTGTGACAATACCGGGCAGGAACAATTGCATTAGACCACAGTTTGTACTCCCCTGCTGCGGCGTGGCATTGAACGAAGGCGCGCGGCGAAATTGCGAAGAATGTCGCTGGCATGTCACAGTTGCCCGACCGGGGGTTTGCAGACACCGCGGCCTATTCGAAGCGTTTGTTGTGATCTGGGGAAATATACTCGGGGGCCCACCGGGACACATTTCACGACCAAATGCAAAGAATGGATGCGCGGGCCGACAGCGTTGGCTGGCACTGCTGGTGGTCGCCGCACAAAATCAACTCATGGGTGGCCCGTTCCACCGGTGGCAGGAACCGTAATTTCCACTGGCGACGCTTGCACCCCAACCAATCCCAACGACCACGACCTCGGTGTTAACAACCTTCTTTCACGCTGAGGGACAAAAAAGGTGTACTAATTGCGGTGCGATATGGCAAACACCGAACGAGTGCATTGACGAATATGGCGGCGGATCTTCTGGCGTAGGCGCGTTCTTTTGAAAAATGAAATGCGGTGATGCGTCGCGTCCAGCGTATGATCCATCAGAACCCATGCAACCGCGGCCCGTACTGGCGGCTTCGCGAgtatcaacaacagcaagtcTCAACACTAAACATTCAAAGGCGTCACGACGGCACCACCTTCGCAGCCACATTTGTGATACAAAGCAATCGGTTCGCGAGCTAAACAGGTCTTGAATTGAAAAGCAGGATGCAAGATGTAAAGCAATAACTACAAGACAGCGCATCTACCGCAAGAAAACATTGTTTTACCCAACAAGCTACCATGCCCCGGAGGCAACATAGCCAACACCAAACGACACCGCCATCCTGCAGAAGTTCTGCTTCTCCGGTCGCCTTGAATAACTTCAACTCACCACAAAACGACTCCAGCGCTTGACGCCACTCTTAGCTACGACTATTGAAAAACAGGGTAAACAGGAACCAAAATCATACAGCACCCCCATTAACAAGAGAATAGACAGAAAAAActaagcaacaaacaaagaagtggaaaagtCGGCATGTCAGCAAGTCTAACATCTAGCATCGCCTCCTCACCCTTCAACAAACGCACACccaaaagacaaaacaatgCACGAAAAATATTCACAtcagcagaagaaaaaaaaccaaaaaatacaaaataaagaaaaaaaacatttatcAGCGGTGAAGAGAACGGTGCAActagagaaaaaacaagaattAAAGAAGACACAatcaacaaacacaaaacatatTGAAACCAGTGACAAATGGGTatgattgtgcaaaaacagtgttgcaatgcaacatgtaaggtgttttggtgtgaaacacgcattcttgcacaaCCTGCACAATATGGCATGTTTGTTCACAAAttgtgcactattgcgtattttcacgtcaaatacgtgtttatgcgtatgattgtgcaaaaacagtgtagcaatgcaacatgtaaggtgttttggtgtgaaacacgcattcttgcataacCTGCACAACGTAGCATGTTTGTTCACAAAttgtgcactattgcgtattttcacgtcaaatacgtgtttatgcgtatgattgtgcaaaaacagtgtagcaatgcaacatgtaaggtgttttggtgtaaaacacgcattcttgcataacatgcacaatgttgcatgtttgtgcgcaaattgtgcactattgcgtattttcacgtcaaatacgtgtttatgcgtatgattgtgcaaaaacagtgtagcaatgcaacatgtaaggtgttttggtgtaaaacacgcattcttgcataacatgcacaaCGTAGCATGTTTGTTCACAAAttgtgcactattgcgtattttcacgtcaaatacgtgtttatgcgtatgattgtgcaaaaacagtgtagcaatgcaacatgtaaggtgttttggtgtgaaacacgcattcttgcataacCTGCACAACGTAGCATGTTTGTTCACAAAttgtgcactattgcgtattttcacgtcaaatacgtgtttatgcgtatgattgtgcaaaaacagtgtagcaatgcaacatgtaaggtgttttggtgtaaaacacgcattcttgcataacCTGCACAATGTAGCATGTTTGTTCACAAAttgtgcactattgcgtattttcacgtcaaatacgtgtttatgcgtatgattgtgcaaaaacagtgtagcaatgcaacatgtaaggtgttttggtgtgaaacacgcattcttgcacaacctgcacaatgtggcatgtttgttcacaaattgtgcactattgcgtattttcacgtcaaatacgtgtttatgcgtatgattgtgcaaaaacagtgtagcaatgcaacatgtaaggtgtttttgtgtgaaacacgcattcttgcataacCTGCACAACGTAGCATGTTTGTTCACAAAttgtgcactattgcgtattttcacgtcaaatacgtgtttatgcgtatgattgcgcaaaaacagtgGAGCAACGCaacatgtaaggtgttttggtgtaaaacacgcattcttgcataacatgcacaatgttgcatgtttgtgtgcaaattgtgcactattgcgtattttcacgtcaaatacgtgtttatgcgtatgattgcgcaaaaacagtgtaGCAACGCaacatgtaaggtgttttggtgtaaaacacgcattcttgcacaaCCTGCACAATATGGCATGTTTGTTCACAAAttgtgcactattgcgtattttcacgtcaaatacgtgtttatgcgtatgattgcgcaaaaacagtgtaGCAACGCaacatgtaaggtgttttggtgtgaaacacgcattcttgcataacCTGCACAACGTAGCATGTTTGTTCACAAAttgtgcactattgcgtattttcacgtcaaatacgtGTTATGCGTATGATNNNNNNNNNNNNNNNNNNNNNNNNNNNNNNNNNNNNNNNNNNNNNNNNNNNNNNNNNNNNNNNNNNNNNNNNNNNNNNNNNNNNNNNNNNNNNNNNNNNNCGCGTttatgcgtatgattgtgcaaaaacaCTGTAGCAATGCaacatgtaaggtgtttttgtgtaaaacacgcattcttgcataacaTGCGCAATGtggcatgtttgtgtgcaaattgtgcactattgcgtattttcacgtcaaatacgcgttcatgcgtatgattgtgcaaaaacagtgtagCAACGCAACATGTAAAgtgttttggtgtaaaacacgcattcttgcataacatgcacaatgttgcatgtttgtgtgcaaattgtgcactattgcgtattttcacgtcaaatacgcgtttatgcgtatgattgtgcaaaaacagtgtagCAACGCaacatgtaaggtgtttttgtgtaaaacacgcattcttgcataacatgcacaatgttgcatgtttgtgtgcaaattgtgcactattgcgtattttcacgtcaaatacgtgtttatgcgtatgattgtgcaaaaacagtgtagcaatgcaacatgtaaggtgtttttgtgtaaaacacgcattcttgcataacatgcacaatgttgcatgtttgttcacaaattgtgcactattgcgtattttcacgtcaaatacgcgttcatgcgtatgattgtgcaaaaacagtgtagCAACGCAACATGTAAAgtgttttggtgtaaaacacgcattcttgcataacaTGCGCAATGtggcatgtttgtgtgcaaattgtgcactattgcgtattttcacgtcaaatacgcgttcatgcgtatgattgtgcaaaaacagtgtagCAACGCAACATGTAAAgtgttttggtgtaaaacacgcattcttgcataacatgcacaatgttgcatgtttgtgtgcaaattgtgcactattgcgttttttcacgtcaaatacgcgtttatgcgtatgattgtgcaaaaacagtgtagCAACGCAACATGTAAAgtgttttggtgtaaaacacgcattcttgcataacatgcacaatgttgcatgtttgtgtacaaattgtgcactattgcgtattttcacgtcaaatacgcgtttatgcgtatgattgtgcaaaaacagtgtagCAACGCAACATGTAAAGTGTTTTTgtgtaaaacacgcattcttgcataacatgcacaatgttgcatgtttgtgtgcaaattgtgcactattgcgttttttcacgtcaaatacgcgtttatgcgtatgattgtgcaaaaacagtgtagCAACGCAACATGTAAAgtgtt includes:
- a CDS encoding T. brucei spp.-specific protein, (fragment); protein product: MLCKNACFTQKHFTCCVATLFLHNHTHKHVFDVKIRNSAQFAHKHSTLCMLCKNACFTPKHLTCCVATLVLHNHTHKRVFDVKIRNSAQFVNKHATLCMLCKNACFTPKHFTCCVATLFLHNHTHKRVFDVKKRNSAQFANKHATLCMLCKNACFTPKHFTCCVATLFLHNHTHKRVFDVKKRNSAQFAHKHATLCMLCKNACFTQKHFTCCVATLFLHNHTHKRVFDVKIRNSAQFVHKHATLCMLCKNACFTPKHFTCCVATLFLHNHTHKRVFDVKKRNSAQFAHKHATLCMLCKNACFTPKHFTCCVATLFLHNHTHERVFDVKIRNSAQFAHKHATLRMLCKNACFTPKHFTCCVATLFLHNHTHERVFDVKIRNSAQFVNKHATLCMLCKNACFTQKHLTCCIATLFLHNHTHKHVFDVKIRNSAQFAHKHATLCMLCKNACFTQKHLTCCVATLFLHNHTHKRVFDVKIRNSAQFAHKHATLCMLCKNACFTPKHFTCCVATLFLHNHTHERVFDVKIRNSAQFAHKHATLRMLCKNACFTQKHLTCCIATVFLHNHTHKR
- a CDS encoding T. brucei spp.-specific protein, translating into MLCKNACFTPKHLTCCVAPLFLRNHTHKHVFDVKIRNSAQFVNKHATLCRLCKNACFTQKHLTCCIATLFLHNHTHKHVFDVKIRNSAQFVNKHATLCRLCKNACFTPKHLTCCIATLFLHNHTHKHVFDVKIRNSAQFVNKHATLCRLCKNACFTPKHLTCCIATLFLHNHTHKHVFDVKIRNSAQFVNKHATLCRLCKNACFTPKHLTCCIATLFLHNHTHKHVFDVKIRNSAQFVNKHATLCMLCKNACFTPKHLTCCIATLFLHNHTHKHVFDVKIRNSAQFAHKHATLCMLCKNACFTPKHLTCCIATLFLHNHTHKHVFDVKIRNSAQFVNKHATLCRLCKNACFTPKHLTCCIATLFLHNHTHKHVFDVKIRNSAQFVNKHAILCRLCKNACFTPKHLTCCIATLFLHNHTHLSLVSICFVFVDCVFFNSCFFSSCTVLFTADKCFFSLFCIFWFFFFC